The Spiroplasma citri genome has a segment encoding these proteins:
- the pfkB gene encoding 1-phosphofructokinase, with translation MIYSLTLNPAIDQVIEVPNFQLGETNKAISEYEVIGGKGINVAVMLQHLGYPTTALGFLGRDNKEMFEHYLVNQKVAACFREVNGKNRTNIKIKSLEIKQETELNGLAFSPSDDDVMALLTILKTELTKNDCLIISGSLPRDCPSDLYQTISTYCDENEILFVVDATKDVLLSTLSAKPFLIKPNLAELNELFETNYQFNQKTEIVTLGKKLQEKGAQNVLISSGKDGSILITPTNVYVGNTATGQLINSVGAGDSMVAGFVGTYLATNDYQEAMLTSICAGSATAFSQGIADKLLVESLKQQIKIRTFK, from the coding sequence ATGATTTATTCATTAACATTAAATCCTGCTATTGACCAAGTTATTGAAGTTCCGAATTTCCAATTAGGAGAAACTAATAAAGCTATTAGTGAGTATGAGGTGATTGGTGGAAAAGGAATTAATGTTGCAGTAATGTTGCAACATTTAGGATATCCAACTACAGCATTAGGTTTTTTGGGGCGTGATAATAAAGAAATGTTTGAACATTATTTAGTAAATCAAAAGGTTGCTGCTTGTTTTCGTGAAGTTAATGGCAAGAACCGAACTAATATAAAAATTAAAAGTTTAGAAATAAAACAAGAAACAGAATTAAATGGCCTCGCTTTTTCTCCTAGTGATGATGATGTTATGGCACTGTTAACAATTCTTAAAACAGAATTAACTAAAAATGATTGTTTAATTATTTCTGGTTCATTACCACGTGATTGTCCATCTGATTTATATCAAACAATTAGTACCTATTGTGATGAAAACGAAATCTTATTTGTTGTTGATGCAACAAAGGATGTTTTATTATCAACTTTATCAGCTAAACCATTTTTAATTAAACCAAATTTAGCTGAATTAAATGAACTATTTGAAACAAATTACCAATTTAATCAAAAAACAGAAATTGTTACTTTAGGAAAAAAATTACAGGAAAAAGGGGCACAGAATGTTTTAATTAGTAGTGGTAAAGATGGCAGCATTTTAATTACTCCAACAAATGTTTATGTTGGTAATACTGCAACAGGGCAATTAATTAATTCGGTCGGAGCTGGTGATTCAATGGTTGCTGGATTTGTTGGAACTTATTTAGCAACAAATGATTATCAAGAAGCAATGTTAACTAGCATTTGTGCTGGATCAGCAACAGCATTTAGTCAAGGGATTGCTGATAAATTGTTAGTGGAAAGTTTAAAACAACAAATCAAAATTAGGACTTTTAAATAA
- a CDS encoding fructose-specific PTS transporter subunit EIIC yields MKIIDYFNETTTFLKTSATDKTEVFATLAAALVNNETVTDSANLIKDLEKRETEGPTGVGDGLAIPHCSSGSVTKPSIAIMTLEKAVDWQSLDNKPVDIIFMITTPSQGGEQHLQALAKLAGFLGKSEVVSQIRAAKTFADILKAFVEPVTDHDKTKTDGHYDVIGITACPTGIAHTYMAKEKMEEAAKAMDLTIKVETQGRSGNENVLTATDIANAKGIILGIDKKITGMDRFKGVSYLETSTKDVIYHGTNVIEDALNGKRLTIGKGGKGANDEVGELSLKNFKDVTKNLLGGVSRMLPFVVAGGIILGIGFLLDSGKTGKDFGVTSDVAAWFSGLGKVIFGMMVPILGAYVCYSIVGPQGLLPGMTAGLIANAPGMLYDAENKTGWANTWGRLFPDSISSFNSGFFGALIGGYLVAFAVYGCQKGFVRFHPSLRGVRDIVLIPVLTALAAGVLMFGLNIPLGYLNYGLSQGLKAIADYNLNALIGIIIGLMMAADMGGPINKAAYVFGTLTIDATQTAYAGIRSTNGGTVFMACAMLAGMVPPLALALCTRMFKKYWTKKDVEQGNTNYFLAACFITEGAIPFAAADPKRTIPSIMAGSAITGAIVSGFGVTLAAPHGGIFVFPLLQIQDNGKNWFSIANHGASIGVAVLISLIALIIGSFVSALILGFWRMNDVKKNKITVAI; encoded by the coding sequence ATGAAAATAATTGATTATTTTAATGAAACAACAACCTTTTTAAAAACTTCTGCGACAGATAAAACTGAAGTCTTTGCAACATTAGCAGCAGCATTAGTTAACAATGAAACAGTTACTGATTCAGCAAACTTAATTAAAGATTTGGAGAAACGTGAAACAGAAGGTCCAACTGGGGTTGGTGATGGTTTAGCAATTCCCCACTGTTCAAGTGGTAGTGTTACGAAACCATCAATTGCAATTATGACATTAGAAAAGGCAGTTGATTGACAAAGTTTAGATAATAAACCAGTTGATATCATTTTTATGATTACTACGCCATCTCAAGGAGGAGAACAACACTTACAAGCACTAGCGAAATTAGCTGGTTTTTTAGGAAAAAGTGAAGTTGTATCACAAATTCGTGCGGCAAAAACTTTTGCTGATATTCTTAAAGCATTTGTTGAGCCAGTTACTGACCATGATAAAACGAAAACAGATGGTCATTATGATGTTATTGGTATTACAGCTTGTCCAACTGGAATTGCCCATACTTATATGGCAAAAGAAAAAATGGAAGAAGCAGCAAAAGCAATGGACTTAACAATTAAAGTTGAAACGCAAGGGCGTAGCGGTAATGAAAATGTATTAACAGCAACTGACATTGCTAATGCAAAAGGAATTATTCTTGGAATTGATAAAAAAATTACGGGAATGGATCGTTTTAAGGGTGTTTCATATTTAGAAACAAGTACAAAAGATGTAATTTACCATGGCACAAATGTTATTGAAGATGCCTTGAATGGAAAACGTTTAACAATTGGCAAAGGTGGTAAAGGTGCCAACGATGAAGTTGGTGAATTAAGTTTAAAAAACTTTAAAGATGTAACAAAAAACCTCTTAGGAGGGGTTTCTCGAATGTTACCATTTGTTGTTGCTGGAGGAATTATTTTAGGAATTGGTTTCTTATTAGATTCAGGTAAAACAGGAAAAGATTTTGGGGTAACTAGTGATGTTGCGGCATGATTTTCAGGATTAGGAAAAGTAATCTTTGGTATGATGGTTCCTATTTTAGGTGCTTATGTATGTTACTCTATTGTTGGACCACAAGGATTATTACCAGGAATGACAGCAGGATTAATTGCTAATGCTCCTGGGATGTTATATGATGCAGAAAATAAAACAGGCTGAGCAAATACATGGGGGCGATTATTCCCTGATTCAATCTCAAGCTTTAACTCAGGGTTTTTTGGAGCCTTAATTGGTGGTTATCTTGTTGCCTTTGCTGTCTATGGTTGTCAAAAAGGATTTGTTCGGTTCCATCCATCACTACGAGGAGTTCGTGATATTGTTTTAATTCCTGTTTTAACAGCTTTAGCAGCAGGAGTTTTAATGTTTGGATTAAATATTCCATTAGGATATTTAAACTATGGTTTAAGCCAAGGTTTAAAAGCAATTGCCGATTATAATTTAAATGCTTTAATTGGAATTATTATTGGTTTAATGATGGCGGCTGATATGGGTGGTCCAATTAATAAAGCTGCCTATGTCTTTGGAACCTTAACAATTGATGCTACACAAACAGCTTATGCTGGAATTCGTTCAACTAATGGGGGGACAGTCTTTATGGCTTGTGCAATGTTAGCTGGAATGGTACCACCATTAGCATTAGCATTATGTACAAGAATGTTTAAAAAATATTGAACAAAAAAAGATGTTGAGCAAGGAAATACGAATTATTTCTTAGCAGCATGTTTTATTACCGAAGGGGCAATTCCATTTGCTGCTGCTGATCCAAAACGAACAATTCCGTCAATTATGGCGGGAAGTGCTATTACTGGCGCAATTGTTAGTGGTTTTGGTGTAACATTAGCAGCACCTCATGGTGGTATCTTTGTCTTTCCGTTATTGCAAATTCAAGATAATGGTAAAAATTGGTTTAGTATTGCTAATCACGGTGCTTCAATTGGTGTAGCAGTCTTAATTTCACTTATTGCTTTAATTATTGGAAGTTTTGTTAGCGCCTTAATTCTTGGATTTTGAAGAATGAATGATGTTAAAAAAAATAAAATTACTGTAGCAATTTAG
- a CDS encoding DeoR/GlpR family DNA-binding transcription regulator → MLKELRWEKILACLDDQQLVLVNDLITQLQLSPTTLRRDLTEMEQQGLLKRVHGGVKLQKSYEVRIEEQLNEKIQQHAEEKYLIARQAVKKIKPKMCLYLDAGSSTLALIKLLQPADDLVIITNSIFHVELLALAGFNNVYVLGGKYKHQTGALIGWEAVTTLQKYQIDCAFLGVNEINGQDLYTTDPDEAMIKAEVIKRATKSYILADLSKFNIKSLVKFASRSEVEIITSS, encoded by the coding sequence ATGTTAAAAGAACTACGATGAGAAAAAATTTTAGCTTGTTTAGATGATCAACAATTGGTATTAGTTAACGACTTAATTACGCAATTGCAATTATCACCAACAACATTACGCCGTGATTTAACGGAAATGGAGCAACAAGGTTTATTAAAACGAGTGCATGGTGGTGTTAAATTACAAAAGAGTTATGAAGTTCGAATAGAAGAGCAACTAAATGAGAAAATCCAACAGCATGCTGAAGAGAAATATTTAATTGCTCGTCAAGCCGTTAAGAAAATTAAACCAAAAATGTGTCTTTATTTGGATGCTGGTTCGTCAACCTTAGCACTAATTAAATTATTACAACCAGCAGATGATTTAGTAATTATTACTAATTCAATCTTCCACGTAGAGCTATTAGCTTTAGCAGGTTTTAATAATGTTTATGTTTTGGGAGGAAAATATAAGCATCAAACAGGAGCATTAATTGGTTGAGAAGCAGTTACAACTTTACAAAAATATCAAATTGATTGTGCTTTTTTAGGAGTTAATGAAATTAATGGTCAGGATTTATATACGACCGACCCAGACGAAGCAATGATTAAAGCGGAAGTTATTAAGCGAGCAACAAAAAGTTATATTCTTGCTGATTTATCAAAATTTAACATTAAATCACTAGTAAAATTCGCTTCTCGTTCGGAAGTTGAAATTATTACAAGTTCATAG
- the infB gene encoding translation initiation factor IF-2, translating to MSSQNNKQNKKTLAKKQRNRIQSQLKTIEAHVTEGVFIYDETLTIAEFAQKINKPVSEIIKYFFSKGIMLNQNTFLTEDQLGELCLEFGLDFKREKSVTHENLIESFEVNDDPASLEKRPPIVTIMGHVDHGKTTLLDTIRNTNVVSTEHGGITQHIGAYQIKTKNNEKITFVDTPGHEAFTQMRARGSAVTDIVVLVVAADDGVMLQTKEAIDHAKAAGVPIIVFVNKMDKVGINLDNILMQLSQEELTPEEWGGTTPYVKGSAKQKQGIDELLDTILLMADLMELKANPNRFALGTVLESHLNRGLGPVATLLVQSGTLNIKDALVVGYTFGYVRDLSDESGKKIKSAGPSTPVMIHGLNEVPNAGDRFMVFRDEKLAREIALKRKTIDTMNKRYKNQNFSLESLSAQIKDGQLKQINIILKADTQGTVEAVKASLLKINIAGLKINVLRATVGGISESDVTLGLASQAFIVGFNVRPTAHVRKKAEDEGVAIRLHTIIYKLTEEIVAAAEGMLDPEMVEEVLGQAEVRQIFRHSDIGTIAGCYVTDGIIPRKSRVRVLRDGVIVYSGELASLKHIKDDIKEAKTGAECGLTIKNYNDLKEQDVIEVYTEKAVTK from the coding sequence ATGAGTAGTCAAAATAACAAACAAAATAAAAAAACATTAGCTAAAAAACAACGAAATCGAATTCAATCGCAATTAAAAACGATTGAAGCACATGTTACGGAGGGAGTTTTTATTTATGATGAGACATTAACCATTGCTGAATTTGCACAAAAAATTAATAAACCCGTTAGTGAAATTATTAAATATTTTTTTAGTAAGGGAATAATGTTAAATCAAAATACTTTTTTAACTGAAGATCAATTGGGAGAGTTATGTTTAGAATTTGGGTTAGATTTTAAACGAGAAAAATCAGTAACGCATGAAAACTTAATTGAAAGTTTTGAAGTTAATGATGACCCTGCTTCGTTGGAAAAGCGCCCGCCAATTGTTACAATTATGGGCCATGTTGATCATGGCAAAACAACATTATTAGATACCATTCGAAATACTAATGTTGTAAGTACAGAACATGGGGGAATTACACAACATATTGGAGCTTATCAAATTAAAACTAAAAATAATGAAAAGATTACATTTGTTGATACTCCTGGACATGAAGCTTTTACACAAATGCGAGCACGAGGGAGTGCGGTAACAGATATTGTTGTCCTAGTTGTTGCAGCTGACGATGGGGTAATGTTGCAAACTAAAGAAGCAATTGATCATGCCAAAGCAGCTGGAGTACCAATTATTGTTTTTGTTAATAAAATGGATAAAGTTGGGATAAATTTAGATAATATTTTAATGCAATTATCACAAGAAGAATTAACTCCAGAAGAATGAGGAGGCACAACCCCTTATGTTAAAGGAAGTGCTAAACAAAAGCAAGGAATTGATGAATTATTAGATACAATCTTATTAATGGCTGATTTGATGGAATTAAAAGCAAATCCAAATCGTTTTGCGTTAGGTACAGTGCTTGAATCACACTTAAATCGTGGTTTAGGACCAGTTGCAACATTATTGGTGCAATCAGGAACATTGAATATTAAAGATGCCTTAGTTGTTGGTTATACTTTTGGTTATGTTCGTGATTTGTCTGATGAAAGTGGTAAAAAAATTAAATCAGCAGGACCATCAACTCCAGTTATGATTCATGGTTTAAATGAAGTACCAAATGCTGGTGATCGTTTTATGGTTTTCCGGGATGAAAAATTAGCACGTGAAATTGCCTTAAAAAGAAAAACAATTGATACAATGAATAAACGTTATAAAAATCAAAATTTTTCATTAGAAAGTCTATCAGCGCAAATTAAAGATGGACAGTTAAAGCAAATTAATATTATTTTAAAAGCTGATACTCAAGGAACAGTTGAAGCAGTAAAAGCAAGTTTATTAAAAATTAATATTGCAGGCTTAAAAATTAATGTTTTACGAGCAACTGTTGGGGGAATTTCCGAAAGTGATGTAACATTAGGATTAGCTAGTCAAGCATTTATTGTTGGTTTTAATGTTCGTCCAACTGCGCATGTTCGAAAAAAAGCCGAAGATGAAGGAGTTGCAATTCGTTTGCATACCATTATTTATAAATTAACGGAAGAAATAGTTGCAGCAGCAGAAGGAATGTTAGATCCAGAAATGGTTGAAGAAGTGTTAGGGCAAGCGGAAGTACGTCAAATTTTCCGCCATTCTGATATTGGAACGATTGCTGGTTGTTATGTTACTGATGGTATTATTCCACGAAAATCACGAGTTCGCGTTTTACGCGATGGGGTTATTGTCTATAGTGGTGAATTAGCATCATTGAAACATATTAAAGATGATATTAAAGAAGCTAAAACAGGAGCTGAATGTGGCCTAACAATTAAAAACTATAATGATTTAAAAGAGCAAGATGTTATTGAAGTATATACTGAGAAAGCCGTTACAAAGTAA
- a CDS encoding L7Ae/L30e/S12e/Gadd45 family ribosomal protein: MLGQKGYSYLGLAKRGGKLITGACLLTAIQQKTVYLVLTSNDVGPAQAKKYQQKCFYYNIPYFSCLDFNLTQQALGTNNVKMIGISDQHLAQRLLTLLNNS; this comes from the coding sequence ATGCTAGGTCAAAAAGGATATAGTTATCTTGGCCTAGCCAAACGAGGGGGTAAACTAATCACAGGGGCTTGTTTATTAACTGCCATTCAGCAAAAAACAGTTTATTTAGTATTAACTAGTAATGATGTTGGTCCTGCGCAAGCAAAAAAATATCAACAAAAATGTTTTTATTATAATATCCCTTATTTTAGTTGCCTTGATTTCAATTTAACCCAACAAGCTTTAGGAACAAATAATGTTAAAATGATTGGTATTAGTGACCAACATCTTGCCCAACGGTTGCTGACATTATTAAATAATTCTTAA
- the rnpM gene encoding RNase P modulator RnpM, translating to MTNHKKVPLRKCVVSQQMLPKKELVRIVKTPNGEIIIDSTGKANGRGAYLRPTLEIYEKAKKNHALERALKTKLTDQFYEMLYCEISEGWD from the coding sequence ATGACAAATCATAAAAAAGTTCCCTTACGAAAATGTGTTGTTTCACAACAAATGTTACCAAAAAAAGAACTGGTACGAATTGTTAAGACACCAAACGGGGAAATTATTATTGATTCAACCGGAAAGGCCAATGGTCGTGGTGCTTATTTACGACCAACATTAGAGATTTATGAAAAAGCAAAAAAAAATCACGCTTTAGAACGTGCTTTAAAAACAAAATTAACCGATCAATTTTACGAAATGTTATATTGTGAAATTAGCGAAGGTTGAGATTAA
- the nusA gene encoding transcription termination factor NusA has translation MIDGTKLLTTINEIVSEKQISRDLILDSIKEGIKKAYEKHFDPEATVFVDIDQKTGQIKVEKELTVVKKVEDDLLEIGLNEAKEKYGEQITIDDKVYEPVNSEEFSRLAIFQVGQIIKQQIKEAEKDSIFDEYIIQKGHLMTGVVIAAEEKYLLVEVERTFAYIPRKNLIFSDHFEVGQPITFLAEDVIKSKNAGQITGSRTSNDFLYRLLEREIPEIFEQVIEVKAIARDPGRRSKIAVYSTNENIDPIGACVGSKGSRINKVTAELQDEKIDICIYNDNSQQFIINSLSPVKVISITTNDEGKEADVIVPDEQLSLAIGKGGSAAKLVAKLTKWKLNIMSYSEALTKQVEILWNGNLTTDELSTLQVKLKDKIKPKTTVETNTVDGAVDLPVEEFEIIEEQMAEETMILDEENYHVDDLTETTPSGLENEIQEIEDNISYFENEQFENQDDDDYEINYDDYDDYYDQDK, from the coding sequence ATGATTGATGGTACAAAATTATTGACAACAATTAATGAAATTGTTAGTGAAAAACAAATTAGCCGTGATTTAATTTTAGATTCAATTAAAGAAGGAATTAAAAAGGCTTATGAAAAGCATTTTGATCCAGAAGCAACAGTTTTTGTTGATATTGATCAAAAAACAGGACAAATTAAAGTTGAAAAAGAATTAACTGTTGTTAAAAAAGTAGAAGATGATTTATTAGAAATTGGTTTAAATGAAGCAAAAGAAAAATATGGTGAACAAATTACAATTGATGATAAAGTTTATGAACCAGTTAATTCAGAAGAATTTTCACGATTAGCAATTTTCCAAGTTGGGCAAATTATTAAACAACAAATTAAAGAAGCAGAGAAGGATTCAATCTTTGATGAATATATTATACAAAAAGGGCATTTAATGACGGGTGTTGTTATTGCTGCTGAAGAAAAATACTTATTAGTTGAAGTAGAACGAACATTTGCTTATATTCCTCGAAAAAATTTAATCTTTTCTGATCATTTTGAAGTTGGGCAACCAATTACGTTTTTGGCAGAAGATGTTATTAAATCAAAAAATGCAGGACAAATTACTGGTTCACGAACAAGCAATGATTTTTTATATCGTTTATTAGAGCGTGAAATTCCAGAAATTTTTGAACAAGTAATTGAAGTAAAAGCAATTGCTCGTGATCCCGGGCGTCGTAGTAAGATTGCTGTTTATAGTACAAATGAAAATATTGATCCAATTGGTGCTTGTGTTGGTAGCAAGGGAAGTCGAATTAATAAAGTAACAGCTGAATTACAAGATGAAAAAATTGATATTTGTATTTATAATGATAATAGTCAACAATTTATTATTAACTCATTATCACCAGTAAAAGTAATTTCAATTACAACTAATGATGAAGGAAAAGAAGCTGATGTTATTGTTCCTGATGAACAATTATCATTAGCAATTGGAAAAGGCGGAAGTGCCGCAAAATTAGTTGCAAAGTTAACAAAATGAAAATTAAACATTATGAGTTATAGTGAAGCGTTAACAAAACAAGTTGAAATTTTATGAAATGGAAATTTAACAACTGATGAACTTAGCACATTACAAGTTAAATTAAAAGATAAAATTAAACCAAAAACAACTGTTGAAACAAATACTGTTGATGGAGCAGTAGATTTACCAGTTGAAGAATTTGAAATTATTGAAGAACAAATGGCTGAAGAAACAATGATTTTGGATGAAGAAAATTATCATGTTGATGATTTAACAGAAACAACACCTAGCGGGTTAGAAAATGAAATTCAAGAAATTGAAGATAATATTTCTTATTTTGAGAATGAACAATTTGAAAATCAAGATGATGATGACTATGAAATTAATTATGATGACTATGATGATTATTATGATCAAGATAAATAA
- a CDS encoding LSm family protein, giving the protein MEHFIQQETQLKETLENYLTKQNLTLFAINYFQDFDTNVVQVLIEDKTTVFDLERLTVISEEINQLVDNLDLFSEEYLLEVSTPGAERPLRNWNELQQHLKGYVYLEFNEKVNNLVEVTGELSMVDQQQNLTITYFVKGARKTLQTNYQNIKFARCAVKF; this is encoded by the coding sequence ATGGAACATTTTATACAACAAGAGACACAATTAAAAGAAACTTTGGAAAATTATTTAACAAAACAAAATTTAACATTGTTTGCAATTAATTATTTCCAAGATTTTGACACAAATGTTGTACAAGTGTTAATTGAAGATAAAACAACTGTGTTTGATTTGGAACGTTTAACAGTTATTAGTGAAGAAATTAATCAACTTGTTGATAACCTTGATTTATTTTCAGAAGAATACTTGTTAGAAGTTTCAACACCAGGTGCTGAGCGACCATTACGAAATTGAAATGAACTACAACAACATCTTAAGGGGTATGTTTATTTAGAATTTAACGAAAAGGTCAATAATTTAGTTGAAGTTACTGGTGAATTATCAATGGTTGATCAGCAACAAAATCTTACTATTACTTATTTTGTTAAAGGTGCTCGCAAAACCTTACAAACAAATTATCAAAATATTAAATTTGCGCGTTGTGCGGTTAAATTTTAG
- a CDS encoding DUF3627 domain-containing protein yields MYQKPSYKKNINVENCFIRREFIVFRTDKASFINLPNHNRHIGFWLSNKFIYPSEKNCNQVAIGLIYDNYYSIVKYDENLKRNIWKSLTGTELINLYNQYKQNYSTNMKKALFSSEPKKVKTNKNNFTNLSVEKKEQLIKDLKSLN; encoded by the coding sequence ATGTATCAGAAACCAAGTTATAAGAAGAATATTAACGTAGAAAATTGCTTTATTCGAAGAGAATTTATAGTTTTTAGAACAGATAAAGCTTCATTTATAAATTTACCTAATCATAATCGTCATATTGGTTTTTGATTGAGTAATAAGTTTATTTATCCGAGTGAAAAAAATTGTAATCAAGTAGCAATCGGTTTGATTTATGATAATTATTATTCTATTGTAAAATATGATGAAAATTTAAAGCGTAATATTTGAAAGAGTTTAACTGGAACGGAATTAATTAATTTATATAATCAATATAAACAAAATTACTCTACTAATATGAAAAAAGCATTATTTTCAAGTGAACCTAAAAAAGTAAAAACAAATAAAAATAATTTCACAAATTTAAGTGTTGAAAAAAAAGAACAATTAATTAAAGACTTAAAAAGTTTAAATTAA
- a CDS encoding DNA-methyltransferase, with product MFKTNLGKLINGDALTFIKSLENDSVDLILTDPPYLYNLPKRKNEHINEKSNTTDRIGKSINKYINAIYDNNLHNSFDINSYLDEFYRVSKNKFMLIWMNRQQIIDYLDWVCKKDMLYDFILWNKTNPMPTNNHIFQDKEYCMMIYSKKHRIPNYKNDYESKKTIFNYSIGKKITGHPTEKPLYIFNRLISKYSKENDVILDCFLGSGTTAYACEQLKRKWMGCEINNEYYKIIKKRLKNIQFKFEF from the coding sequence ATGTTTAAAACAAATTTAGGAAAATTAATAAATGGTGATGCATTAACTTTTATTAAAAGTTTAGAAAATGATAGTGTTGATTTAATATTAACTGATCCACCCTATTTATATAATTTACCAAAAAGAAAAAATGAACATATAAATGAAAAAAGCAATACTACCGACAGAATCGGTAAAAGCATAAACAAATATATTAATGCTATTTATGATAATAATTTGCATAATTCATTTGATATAAATTCTTATTTAGATGAGTTTTATCGAGTTTCAAAAAATAAATTTATGTTAATTTGAATGAATAGACAACAAATTATAGATTATTTAGATTGAGTTTGTAAAAAAGATATGCTTTATGATTTTATCCTTTGGAACAAAACAAATCCAATGCCAACTAATAATCATATTTTCCAAGATAAAGAATATTGTATGATGATTTATTCTAAAAAACATCGAATTCCGAATTATAAAAATGATTATGAAAGTAAAAAAACAATTTTTAATTATTCAATCGGAAAAAAAATAACAGGGCACCCAACAGAAAAACCATTATATATATTTAATCGATTAATTAGTAAATATAGTAAAGAAAATGATGTAATTTTAGATTGTTTTCTAGGTAGTGGTACAACAGCTTATGCTTGTGAACAATTAAAACGAAAGTGAATGGGCTGCGAAATAAATAATGAATATTACAAAATAATTAAAAAAAGATTAAAAAATATTCAGTTTAAATTTGAATTTTAA